The Setaria viridis chromosome 6, Setaria_viridis_v4.0, whole genome shotgun sequence genome contains a region encoding:
- the LOC117862143 gene encoding xyloglucan endotransglycosylase/hydrolase protein 8: MALARRVLSVAVAVALLAASASADSWLYEKFTTDGNVRADYNSQGQQVTSLILNQQSGGAFSSRQKYLYGEFSIQMKLIPRNSAGTVTSFYLTSGDGPGHDEIDMEFMGNSSGQPVVLNTNVWANGDGKKEHQFYLWFDPSADYHTYTIIWNDKNVIFKVDDLFIRSFKRYADLPYPGGKPMSVHATLWDGSYWATQQGKVKVDWADSPFVVSYRGYNADACTPNGDGRPLSCPAGTDRWMNRQLNAAEWGTVAWAKKNYMHYDYCEDGWRFPKGFPAECSRH, from the exons ATGGCGCTAGCGCGGCGGGTTCTGTCCgtcgcggtggcggtggcgctcctcgcggcgtcggcgtcggcggacTCGTGGCTGTACGAGAAGTTCACGACCGACGGCAACGTGCGCGCGGACTACAACTCGCAGGGGCAGCAGGTGACGTCGCTCATCCTCAACCAGCAGTCCGGCGGCGCCTTCAGCTCCCGCCAGAAGTACCTCTACGGCGAGTTCAGCATCCAGATGAAGCTCATCCCCCGCAACTCCGCCGGCACCGTCACATCCTTCTAC CTCACCTCCGGCGACGGCCCCGGGCACGACGAGATCGACATGGAGTTCATGGGCAACAGCAGCGGGCAACCCGTTGTCCTCAACACCAACGTGTGGGCCAACGGCGACGGCAAGAAGGAGCACCAGTTCTACCTGTGGTTCGACCCCTCGGCCGACTACCACACCTACACCATCATCTGGAACGACAAGAACGTCATCTTCAAGGTGGACGACCTCTTCATCCGGAGCTTCAAGCGCTACGCCGACCTCCCGTACCCCGGCGGCAAGCCCATGTCCGTGCACGCCACGCTCTGGGACGGCAGCTACTGGGCCACGCAGCAGGGGAAGGTGAAGGTCGACTGGGCCGACTCCCCCTTCGTCGTCTCCTACCGCGGCTACAACGCCGACGCCTGCACCCCCAACGGCGACGGCCGCCCGCTCTCCTGCCCCGCCGGCACCGACCGCTGGATGAACCGGCAGCTCAACGCCGCCGAGTGGGGCACCGTCGCCTGGGCCAAGAAGAACTACATGCACTACGACTACTGCGAGGATGGCTGGAGGTTCCCGAAAGGATTCCCCGCCGAGTGCTCGCGCCACTGA